One Bifidobacterium crudilactis genomic region harbors:
- a CDS encoding lytic transglycosylase domain-containing protein: protein MDTSDGHGAHAAVVAIVSVLAVPVLILMPLLMVSLLMGGGMTQTGDSVSNVPDQYLADVRKAGSVCQTVTAPVIAAQIETESNWNPGAGSPAGARGIAQFMPATWASVGKDGDGDGKADILNAHDAIWTQGNYMCGLAAQIDGMKAKGLFSGDTLQLALAAYNAGIGAVQRAKGIPAFQETQAYVQKILALMAKYTDTSGATGDAGGAAAGQLKPALSMKADGRHVNIASMGITDTYYGGPSGYPPRQCTWWVANRRASIGRPVDAHMGNGGFWISRARALGYSTGRSPKLGAAMSIAPGVFGSSGIYGHVALVEQINADGGIVVSESGSSMSAPQLRTFTAQQLQAASSSVWFIY, encoded by the coding sequence TCCCGGTGCTGATCCTGATGCCTCTGCTGATGGTCTCGCTGCTTATGGGCGGTGGTATGACGCAGACCGGCGATTCGGTATCCAACGTGCCGGACCAGTATTTGGCCGATGTGCGCAAGGCGGGGAGTGTCTGCCAGACGGTCACCGCCCCTGTGATCGCGGCGCAGATCGAGACCGAAAGCAACTGGAATCCCGGTGCGGGCAGTCCCGCCGGGGCCAGGGGCATCGCCCAGTTCATGCCCGCGACCTGGGCGTCCGTCGGCAAGGACGGCGACGGTGACGGCAAGGCGGACATCCTCAACGCGCATGACGCGATATGGACCCAGGGCAACTACATGTGCGGCCTGGCCGCGCAGATCGACGGCATGAAGGCCAAGGGCCTGTTCTCCGGCGACACCCTGCAACTCGCCCTGGCGGCCTATAACGCGGGGATCGGTGCCGTGCAGCGGGCCAAGGGCATACCCGCCTTCCAGGAGACGCAGGCGTATGTGCAGAAGATCCTCGCGCTGATGGCGAAGTACACCGATACGTCTGGCGCGACCGGCGATGCGGGAGGTGCGGCCGCCGGCCAGTTGAAGCCGGCGCTGAGCATGAAAGCCGACGGACGGCACGTCAACATCGCCTCTATGGGCATCACCGACACGTATTACGGCGGGCCGAGCGGCTACCCGCCCAGGCAGTGCACCTGGTGGGTGGCGAACCGTCGCGCCAGCATCGGCCGGCCCGTGGATGCGCATATGGGCAACGGCGGCTTCTGGATCAGCAGGGCGCGCGCCCTGGGGTATTCGACCGGCCGTTCGCCGAAGCTCGGTGCGGCGATGTCGATAGCGCCCGGGGTGTTCGGCTCGTCGGGCATCTACGGGCATGTGGCGCTGGTCGAGCAGATCAACGCTGACGGCGGCATCGTGGTGTCCGAATCGGGGTCGTCCATGAGCGCCCCCCAATTGCGGACCTTCACCGCGCAGCAACTCCAGGCCGCCTCGTCCAGCGTCTGGTTCATCTACTAA
- a CDS encoding SCO6880 family protein, with the protein MSAHDNPIHKPRTYGNWIEPRTPGIIPGLGLLGSALVFAGIFLALPFMMLNLYVPAITIFLLTCVFAYLISRKDVHGKSIATKIIVKCGWWMATWKREHMFRGGILGYGPEGSMILPGLLARTQLLHATSANGDFGVIHCPRQHTYTLVIRTSPNGEDLVDPGQMDRWVAEWAQSKADMADEQGLLQYTVTVETSPANPLQLRQEVTGQADVNEPDFAASVMTSIVDTYPQGSSQANAYVAYTYSDRRAGGRRRGRDVMLTELSSRLPYLIHKLQATGAGACTPMGPAELCRYVRIAYDPEQAQQFDLADMQGIDVDLAWRNCGPMATQASWDSYRHDSGVSETWEMTMTPKGVVQATILKRLLSARQDLMRKRVTWIFRPIPAERKPDIVDRDVNQADYAINSAKKAKARDRRRARAVNQTAEEESSGAGLENFSCLVTVTLNGHAQGEDRADVASAIENLGATARLRLRPVYGSQDSAFAAALPLGLSLRQYQAVPAKYSDML; encoded by the coding sequence ATGAGCGCACACGACAATCCCATCCACAAGCCACGCACCTACGGCAACTGGATCGAACCCAGGACGCCGGGCATCATCCCCGGACTCGGCCTGCTCGGCAGCGCCCTGGTGTTCGCCGGCATCTTCCTCGCCCTGCCGTTCATGATGCTCAACCTGTATGTGCCGGCGATCACGATATTCCTGCTGACCTGCGTGTTCGCGTATCTGATCAGCAGGAAGGACGTGCACGGCAAGAGCATCGCCACGAAGATCATCGTCAAATGCGGCTGGTGGATGGCCACATGGAAAAGAGAGCACATGTTCAGAGGTGGAATACTCGGATACGGACCCGAAGGGTCCATGATCCTTCCCGGCCTGCTGGCCAGGACCCAACTGCTGCACGCCACGTCGGCCAACGGCGATTTCGGCGTGATCCACTGCCCCAGGCAGCACACCTACACGCTGGTGATCCGCACCTCGCCGAACGGCGAGGATCTCGTCGATCCCGGGCAGATGGACCGGTGGGTGGCCGAATGGGCGCAAAGCAAGGCCGACATGGCCGACGAGCAGGGCCTGTTGCAGTACACGGTCACCGTGGAGACCTCCCCGGCGAACCCCCTGCAACTGCGCCAGGAGGTCACCGGCCAAGCGGACGTGAACGAACCCGATTTCGCGGCGTCGGTCATGACCAGCATCGTGGACACCTACCCGCAGGGATCCAGCCAGGCGAACGCATACGTGGCGTACACCTATTCCGACCGCAGGGCCGGCGGACGCCGGCGCGGCAGGGACGTCATGCTCACGGAGCTGTCCTCGCGACTGCCCTACCTGATCCACAAGCTCCAGGCGACCGGGGCGGGGGCGTGCACACCGATGGGACCGGCGGAACTGTGCCGCTACGTGCGCATCGCCTACGATCCCGAACAGGCCCAGCAGTTCGACCTCGCCGACATGCAGGGCATCGACGTGGATCTCGCCTGGAGAAACTGCGGGCCGATGGCCACCCAGGCGTCCTGGGACTCCTACCGGCACGACAGCGGCGTCTCCGAGACCTGGGAAATGACCATGACCCCCAAGGGCGTGGTCCAGGCCACCATCCTCAAACGGCTCCTGTCCGCACGGCAGGACCTCATGCGCAAACGCGTCACCTGGATATTCCGACCCATCCCGGCGGAGAGGAAGCCGGACATCGTGGACCGTGACGTCAACCAGGCCGACTACGCGATCAACAGCGCCAAGAAGGCGAAGGCGCGCGACCGGCGTCGCGCCAGGGCCGTCAACCAGACCGCCGAGGAGGAATCCAGCGGGGCCGGCCTGGAGAACTTCTCATGCCTGGTCACCGTCACCCTGAACGGTCACGCCCAGGGCGAGGACCGGGCCGACGTGGCCTCGGCGATAGAGAACCTGGGGGCCACGGCCAGGCTGCGACTGCGACCGGTGTACGGCTCGCAGGACTCCGCGTTCGCCGCCGCCCTGCCCCTGGGCCTGTCGCTCAGGCAGTACCAGGCGGTGCCGGCCAAATATTCGGACATGCTCTAA
- a CDS encoding ATPase encodes MADMHAPARFKGFKGPAGGWSTVVQAPNEWRASTAQSCGLWPFSVGAGTPMIGVPMGQQLFTGSTLCCDPINWFMRAHLISNPSAFVLGKPGLGKSTVIRRWAVGYAHQGVITMFLGDVKSEHVPIIKALGGQVITLGPGIGSINVLDPGGALHALDSLTGTLREELHNAIHTRRRNMLRALITISRGTSPTQREGTIMDRALRVLDDRFATRSPLMSDLLGIIREAPQEVRAVALDRGDDARYRNITENLESSLIDLSGSGDMGDMFSNHTSVQIDPTRPVVFDIHAINEVDQSLRAAALMACWDAGFAAVDANHYLARQGVAPLRHYFLVLDELWSALRSGSGMVDRVDQVTRLNRTFGVGQALITHTMSDLESLAEPQDRMKAKGFVERSGMVLCGGLPEGELPLLNQAISVSRVEMDLLKSWSDPGAWDERSGVESDPPGRGKFLVKVGGRPGIPFHLKLTGQELDPNDTNLLWHAPRRTNGREAEHGIE; translated from the coding sequence ATGGCAGACATGCACGCACCCGCACGGTTCAAGGGATTCAAGGGGCCGGCAGGCGGATGGAGCACGGTGGTGCAGGCCCCCAACGAGTGGAGGGCCAGCACCGCGCAGTCATGCGGCCTGTGGCCCTTCTCCGTCGGGGCGGGCACGCCCATGATCGGCGTGCCGATGGGACAGCAGCTGTTCACCGGCTCGACGCTGTGCTGCGATCCGATCAACTGGTTCATGCGCGCCCATCTGATCTCCAACCCCTCGGCGTTCGTCCTGGGCAAGCCGGGACTGGGCAAATCGACCGTGATCCGCCGCTGGGCCGTGGGCTACGCCCACCAGGGCGTCATCACCATGTTCCTGGGCGACGTCAAGAGCGAGCACGTGCCCATCATCAAGGCGCTCGGCGGCCAGGTCATCACCCTGGGACCCGGCATCGGCTCCATCAACGTGCTCGACCCCGGCGGGGCGCTGCACGCGCTGGACAGTCTGACCGGCACGCTGCGCGAGGAGCTGCACAACGCGATCCACACGCGACGGCGCAACATGCTGCGCGCCCTGATCACCATCAGCCGCGGCACCAGCCCCACCCAGCGCGAGGGCACCATCATGGACCGTGCGCTGCGCGTGCTGGACGACCGGTTCGCCACCCGCTCGCCGCTCATGAGCGACCTGCTCGGCATCATCCGCGAAGCCCCCCAGGAGGTGCGCGCCGTGGCGTTGGACCGTGGCGACGACGCCAGATACCGGAACATCACCGAGAACCTGGAATCCTCGCTCATCGACCTGTCCGGCAGCGGCGACATGGGCGACATGTTCTCCAACCACACCAGCGTGCAGATCGACCCGACACGACCCGTGGTGTTCGACATCCACGCCATCAACGAGGTGGACCAGAGCCTGCGCGCGGCCGCGCTCATGGCCTGCTGGGACGCCGGGTTCGCGGCCGTGGACGCGAACCACTACCTCGCCAGGCAAGGCGTGGCCCCGCTGCGCCACTATTTCCTGGTGCTCGACGAGCTGTGGAGCGCGCTGCGCTCCGGGTCGGGCATGGTGGACCGCGTGGACCAGGTAACCAGGCTCAACCGCACCTTCGGCGTCGGCCAGGCACTGATCACCCACACCATGAGCGACCTCGAATCCCTGGCCGAGCCACAGGACCGGATGAAGGCCAAGGGCTTCGTGGAACGCTCCGGCATGGTGCTGTGCGGCGGCCTTCCCGAAGGTGAGCTGCCCTTGCTGAACCAGGCGATCAGCGTGTCCCGCGTGGAGATGGACCTTCTGAAATCATGGAGCGACCCGGGCGCCTGGGACGAACGCTCAGGCGTCGAGTCCGATCCTCCCGGGCGTGGCAAGTTCCTCGTCAAGGTCGGCGGCCGTCCCGGCATCCCCTTCCACCTGAAGCTCACCGGCCAGGAACTCGACCCGAACGACACCAACCTGCTGTGGCACGCGCCACGGCGAACGAACGGCCGGGAGGCGGAACATGGCATCGAATAA